A window of Polypterus senegalus isolate Bchr_013 chromosome 14, ASM1683550v1, whole genome shotgun sequence contains these coding sequences:
- the c14h1orf53 gene encoding uncharacterized protein C1orf53 homolog: MTATGSSALAFFKSARLVIYDVGAASTLPKGSRGISGWPLRRHACWRGTRDKLTEGVEEMNISPTDRDIARIHRRACENGQQTYKDPVTGYLVFTEYAHLQRGKCCGSACRHCPYGQENVQDPAKKKNFNSLFYT, translated from the exons ATGACGGCTACTGGCAGCAGCGCGTTAGCGTTTTTTAAGTCTGCACGGCTCGTCATATACGACGTAGGGGCTGCGTCCACTTTACCAAAAGGGTCGCGTGGCATTTCAGGGTGGCCGCTGCGACGCCACGCTTGTTGGAGGGGGACGCGAGACAAACTGACGGAAGGGGTCGAAGAGATGAACATATCGCCGACCGATCGCGACATCGCGCGAATCCACCGACGGGCCTGTGAG AATGGACAGCAGACATATAAAGATCCCGTGACTGGATACCTGGTCTTCACCGAGTATGCCCATCTTCAGAGGGGAAAGTGCTGTGGTTCTGCATGCAGACAT tgtCCATATGGTCAAGAAAATGTCCAAGACCCTgcgaaaaagaaaaatttcaattCACTTTTTTATACCTAA